Proteins from one Paraburkholderia sp. BL10I2N1 genomic window:
- the pal gene encoding peptidoglycan-associated lipoprotein Pal, whose translation MMSKLRIAFAVLMVAALAACHSGVKLDENANKGAVGTQPNPNAVAQVNVDPLNDPNSPLAKRSVFFDFDSYSVRDDYQPLLQQHAQYLKSHPERHVLIQGNTDERGTSEYNLALGQKRAEAVRRSLSLLGVPDSQMEAVSLGKEKPLATGHDEASWAQNRRADLVYQQ comes from the coding sequence ATGATGTCCAAACTTCGTATCGCATTTGCCGTATTGATGGTCGCTGCGTTGGCCGCATGTCATTCGGGTGTCAAGCTGGACGAAAACGCCAACAAGGGCGCAGTCGGCACGCAACCAAACCCGAACGCGGTTGCGCAGGTGAACGTCGATCCGCTGAACGATCCGAACAGCCCGCTCGCCAAGCGCAGCGTCTTTTTTGATTTCGACAGCTACTCGGTACGCGACGACTACCAGCCGCTGCTGCAGCAACACGCGCAATACCTGAAGAGCCATCCGGAACGCCACGTCCTGATCCAGGGCAACACCGACGAGCGCGGCACGAGCGAGTACAACCTGGCACTCGGCCAGAAGCGTGCTGAAGCCGTGCGTCGTTCGCTGTCGCTGCTGGGCGTGCCCGATTCGCAGATGGAAGCCGTGAGCCTCGGCAAGGAAAAGCCGCTGGCGACGGGTCATGACGAAGCGTCGTGGGCACAGAACCGCCGCGCCGATCTCGTCTATCAACAGTAA
- the ybgF gene encoding tol-pal system protein YbgF, with the protein MTHRFSWLRVAAAACVAGSALMAAPAHAGMFDDDQARQAILDLRAKTDSLSSQLSAAQRTILDQSNRLDQLNQQVATLRGQNEDMANQLSALQKQQKDYYTDLDGRLKKYEPQQQTVDGVQGEVQPGETDAFNTASQQFRSGDFKNAAASFRAFISKYPQSPYQPTAQYWLGNALYALRDYKGSTATWQGVVKNYPQHPRAPEALLAIANNQLEQGQKAAARKTLEQIVAQYGNSDVAQSAQSKLSQIK; encoded by the coding sequence ATGACGCACCGTTTCTCCTGGCTGCGGGTTGCCGCAGCGGCCTGCGTGGCGGGCTCGGCCTTGATGGCCGCACCCGCGCATGCTGGCATGTTCGACGACGATCAGGCTCGTCAGGCGATCCTTGACCTGCGCGCCAAGACCGACAGCCTGTCGAGTCAGTTGTCCGCCGCGCAACGCACAATCCTCGATCAGTCCAATCGTCTCGACCAGCTGAATCAGCAGGTCGCGACGCTGCGCGGACAGAACGAGGACATGGCTAACCAGCTCTCCGCTCTGCAAAAGCAGCAGAAGGACTACTACACCGACCTCGACGGCAGGTTGAAGAAGTACGAGCCGCAGCAGCAGACGGTCGACGGTGTGCAGGGGGAAGTGCAGCCGGGTGAGACGGATGCGTTCAACACCGCTTCGCAGCAGTTCCGCAGCGGTGATTTCAAAAACGCAGCAGCGTCGTTCCGCGCTTTCATCTCGAAGTATCCGCAGAGCCCTTATCAGCCGACCGCGCAGTATTGGCTCGGCAACGCACTGTATGCGCTGCGCGACTACAAGGGCTCGACGGCGACGTGGCAAGGCGTGGTGAAGAACTATCCGCAGCATCCGCGAGCACCGGAAGCGTTGCTTGCGATTGCGAACAATCAGCTCGAACAGGGACAGAAGGCAGCCGCCCGCAAGACCCTCGAGCAGATCGTGGCGCAATATGGCAATTCTGACGTCGCACAGTCAGCACAAAGCAAGCTGTCGCAGATCAAGTAA
- a CDS encoding site-specific integrase, translating into MASIYRHRNAWQASVTVAGTNKKQNFRTRKEAETWAAQLHGELQQAHAPLLGGPAKATVGRTLYEYAHLYTIHKRGAKQEINLINRYLLAAGLPTLQLQVTEQGGVDLTDAPPATELPFSFAGLRAKRAASREKTNAFRAGLSVLPVVQVSAQTMLRFMSAMRKDGLTDSTIQKELALLKHAFNCAQKHWNWAGFENPMANIAVPKGGPGRCAVLDEDAELALFDALGRCDNPFILPIVQFAIETTSRRGSLLRLRWRDVDLPGRTATLRLTKAGENQIAPLTQRAVEILSRLPRDDDDARVFPMTADALDSAWDRATTEAGLPDLRFHDLRHVGTTRHARRLRNPQMLASPVTRRTRCSRATRTCLWMTCLMHSMPPSPR; encoded by the coding sequence ATGGCCAGCATCTATCGTCACCGTAACGCGTGGCAGGCCAGCGTCACCGTCGCCGGCACCAACAAAAAACAGAACTTCCGCACCCGCAAGGAGGCCGAGACCTGGGCCGCGCAACTGCACGGCGAACTCCAGCAGGCGCATGCGCCACTGCTCGGCGGGCCCGCGAAGGCAACCGTTGGCCGCACGCTCTATGAATACGCTCACCTCTATACCATCCACAAGCGCGGCGCGAAGCAGGAAATCAACCTCATCAACCGCTACCTCTTGGCAGCCGGCCTGCCGACCCTGCAGCTGCAGGTCACCGAACAGGGCGGTGTCGACCTGACCGATGCGCCGCCTGCGACGGAGCTGCCTTTCAGCTTCGCAGGCCTTCGCGCAAAGCGCGCCGCGTCGCGTGAAAAGACCAATGCCTTTCGGGCCGGGCTATCCGTTCTGCCGGTCGTACAGGTGAGCGCACAGACGATGCTCAGGTTCATGTCCGCGATGCGCAAGGACGGACTCACTGACAGTACCATCCAGAAGGAACTGGCACTGCTCAAGCACGCGTTCAACTGTGCGCAGAAACACTGGAACTGGGCGGGATTCGAAAACCCGATGGCAAACATCGCGGTTCCAAAGGGGGGCCCGGGCCGCTGCGCTGTCCTCGACGAAGACGCTGAGCTGGCGCTGTTCGACGCGCTGGGTCGGTGCGACAACCCGTTTATCCTGCCCATCGTGCAGTTCGCGATTGAAACCACCAGCCGGCGAGGCAGTCTGCTGAGACTGCGCTGGCGCGATGTCGACCTCCCTGGGCGCACCGCGACCCTGCGGCTCACAAAGGCCGGCGAAAACCAGATAGCCCCGCTCACGCAGCGCGCAGTCGAAATCCTGTCCCGCCTTCCGCGCGACGATGACGACGCACGCGTCTTCCCGATGACCGCCGACGCGCTCGACTCCGCCTGGGACCGCGCAACCACCGAGGCGGGACTGCCGGACCTGCGCTTTCACGACCTGCGACATGTTGGCACCACGCGTCATGCGCGGCGGCTGCGCAATCCGCAGATGCTCGCATCACCGGTCACAAGACGGACGCGATGCTCGCGCGCTACACGCACCTGTTTGTGGATGACGTGCTTGATGCACTCGATGCCACCGAGCCCTCGTTGA
- a CDS encoding transposase: MTQLGLGLDLSTKRTRKREFLDEMRRVVPWLKLIALIEPHYPTGKTGRPPFPIATMLQIHFSMKLHIGVDSQSGLAHSAVVTAANVHDKHPLPQLLHGQEQRVDGDSAYAGQKALIHGKAPKARDFTNKRTRRKGRVDEVARRKKRNKSKIRARVEHVFAVVKRLRGFTKARYRGLAKNANREVRQYFECERQRSNHIIGICR; the protein is encoded by the coding sequence ATGACGCAGCTGGGTCTTGGTCTGGATCTGTCAACGAAGCGCACGCGTAAGCGGGAATTTCTCGATGAGATGCGACGCGTTGTGCCCTGGTTGAAGCTGATTGCGCTGATCGAACCGCACTATCCCACGGGCAAAACCGGTCGGCCGCCGTTCCCGATTGCGACGATGCTGCAGATTCATTTCAGCATGAAGTTGCACATCGGCGTGGATAGCCAGAGCGGACTGGCGCATAGCGCGGTCGTCACGGCAGCCAACGTGCACGACAAGCACCCACTGCCACAGCTTTTGCATGGGCAGGAGCAGCGGGTCGATGGCGACAGCGCGTATGCAGGCCAGAAAGCGCTGATCCACGGCAAGGCCCCGAAGGCCCGCGACTTCACGAACAAACGCACGCGGCGCAAGGGCCGTGTCGATGAGGTGGCGCGCCGCAAGAAACGCAATAAGTCGAAGATTCGCGCCCGCGTCGAACATGTGTTTGCCGTGGTCAAGCGGTTGCGGGGTTTCACGAAGGCGCGCTATCGCGGCCTGGCGAAGAACGCCAATCGCGAGGTGCGTCAGTATTTCGAATGCGAGCGCCAGCGTTCGAATCACATCATCGGCATATGCAGATGA
- a CDS encoding porin, which produces MRAISRGICGATLVLAAGHAVAQSSVTLYGVVDVFGQYLNNGGTHSFSERSGGSTASLLGFKGSEDLGRGLTAEFDLESGFNVNNGTFFADSNALFYRQAWIGLSHADFGSLSFGRQYQPSFKVAYAVDPFRINEVISPLAAAVLAIDRNTLSTQYATGRTSNSVNYQSPNLGGFTFNAMYAFSATVTQPLPSTSGNFLDVSATYSNYGLFAGFGYQYQHAGQLSFPGLPGRLDLVGTAHYTGAFAYRFGIVNLQFAYLYVQPKDAAPGSFAARLGTVHSVSIVQVGATIQATSQDAIQIAVIERNVRGSHDNTPGIQVGADHSLSKRTSVYMRAGYMKNNGSATTSWPGITVTEPNASQTLVLMGVTHRF; this is translated from the coding sequence ATGCGTGCGATCAGTCGGGGAATTTGCGGTGCTACGTTGGTTCTTGCCGCAGGCCATGCAGTAGCGCAGTCGAGTGTGACATTGTATGGGGTGGTCGACGTTTTTGGTCAGTATCTGAACAACGGCGGAACTCATTCGTTTTCCGAAAGAAGTGGCGGCTCCACAGCGTCCCTTTTGGGCTTTAAGGGAAGTGAGGACCTCGGCCGCGGATTGACGGCAGAATTCGACCTCGAGAGCGGCTTCAACGTGAACAACGGGACGTTCTTCGCGGACAGCAATGCGCTCTTCTATCGTCAGGCGTGGATCGGGTTGAGTCATGCCGACTTCGGTTCGCTGAGCTTCGGTCGTCAGTATCAACCGAGCTTCAAGGTCGCCTATGCCGTCGACCCCTTCCGCATCAACGAAGTGATTTCGCCGCTCGCCGCGGCCGTCCTCGCAATTGATCGAAACACCTTGTCGACGCAGTACGCCACCGGACGAACCAGCAATTCGGTCAACTATCAATCGCCGAATCTGGGCGGCTTCACGTTCAACGCGATGTACGCGTTCTCTGCGACGGTCACGCAGCCTTTGCCGTCAACGTCAGGGAATTTTCTCGATGTATCGGCAACCTATTCGAACTATGGTCTGTTTGCGGGTTTCGGATATCAGTATCAGCATGCTGGACAGCTGAGCTTTCCCGGACTTCCTGGCCGCCTGGATCTGGTTGGAACGGCTCACTACACGGGGGCATTTGCTTACCGGTTCGGTATCGTGAACCTGCAGTTCGCCTATCTGTACGTGCAACCCAAAGACGCCGCCCCGGGTTCATTCGCGGCCCGTCTTGGTACGGTCCATTCCGTCAGCATTGTTCAAGTGGGGGCGACGATTCAGGCGACGTCGCAGGATGCCATCCAGATCGCCGTAATTGAACGTAATGTGCGTGGTTCACACGACAACACGCCCGGAATACAAGTGGGCGCGGACCATAGCCTTTCGAAGCGCACGTCCGTGTACATGCGGGCCGGCTATATGAAGAACAATGGAAGCGCGACGACGAGCTGGCCCGGCATCACCGTGACCGAACCCAACGCGTCGCAGACGCTGGTGCTGATGGGTGTGACACACCGGTTCTAG
- a CDS encoding SMP-30/gluconolactonase/LRE family protein, protein MRTNIAMLILLALLATPLTTNAWERGKVERFATLPRGEAHPEGITIDRQGNVYVATVAANKPETSEGTLIVFDPHGKHLRTVRVKGSSRLLLDLGFNPQTGKLLVVDYQAGKVWVVDPNTGAASVFMTVTGNSPGLDGMTFDAAGNVYVTDSHQGIIWKTGPGGGEALAWVKSPLLSPARPAPRIGANGLAFNNERTALFVANTASDTIVKIPVTGSKLEPGTPEVFVNRVGGGPDGLIIDEHDKIWAACNQSNEILVLEPAQGRVIAKLGDFGGIDREGAPIGFLWSNSLVFHGDDVLVTNLSLDLGAVISQSERTIDGPWAHQVKVHTIAKIKKRIPGIY, encoded by the coding sequence ATGAGAACGAACATAGCGATGCTGATACTGCTGGCGTTGTTGGCGACGCCGCTCACCACGAACGCCTGGGAGCGCGGCAAGGTCGAGCGCTTTGCCACGTTGCCGCGGGGTGAGGCGCATCCCGAGGGGATCACCATCGACCGTCAGGGGAACGTCTACGTCGCCACAGTGGCGGCGAACAAACCTGAGACGAGTGAGGGAACGCTCATTGTGTTCGACCCACACGGCAAGCACCTTCGGACTGTTCGAGTCAAAGGCTCAAGCAGGCTATTGCTTGATCTTGGTTTCAATCCGCAGACCGGCAAGTTGCTTGTGGTCGATTACCAGGCCGGGAAGGTCTGGGTCGTCGATCCCAACACGGGTGCCGCATCCGTTTTCATGACGGTCACGGGTAATAGTCCCGGCCTCGACGGGATGACGTTCGACGCTGCCGGCAACGTGTACGTGACCGACTCTCACCAGGGCATCATCTGGAAAACTGGACCAGGCGGCGGCGAAGCATTGGCGTGGGTCAAAAGCCCACTGCTCAGTCCGGCAAGGCCAGCACCGCGCATCGGCGCGAATGGTCTGGCGTTCAACAACGAGCGGACAGCGTTGTTCGTCGCCAACACAGCGAGCGACACGATTGTCAAAATACCGGTGACTGGCTCGAAACTTGAACCTGGCACGCCTGAGGTCTTCGTCAATCGCGTCGGCGGCGGACCCGACGGCCTGATCATTGACGAGCACGACAAAATCTGGGCCGCATGCAACCAGTCCAACGAGATTCTCGTACTCGAGCCGGCACAGGGACGCGTGATTGCAAAGCTCGGCGATTTCGGCGGAATCGATCGCGAGGGGGCGCCCATAGGTTTTCTCTGGTCGAATAGCCTCGTATTCCACGGTGACGACGTTCTTGTCACCAACCTTTCGCTCGATTTAGGCGCGGTCATTTCACAGTCTGAACGGACAATCGATGGACCGTGGGCTCACCAGGTGAAGGTCCACACGATCGCGAAAATCAAGAAGCGGATACCGGGCATCTATTAG
- a CDS encoding YbhB/YbcL family Raf kinase inhibitor-like protein, which translates to MSIFTVISPEFKDQERLQLVHEFDGFDGTGQNRSPALQWHGAPAGTRSFALTLYDPDAPTGSGFWHWILFDIDSSVTQLAAGVGSADATDLGASGTQATNDYGATGYGGPCPPKGLPAHRYIFTVHALGVRKLEPPVNAPNAVVRFVIYQNTLATATLTGLYNR; encoded by the coding sequence GTGAGCATCTTCACAGTGATATCGCCTGAATTCAAGGATCAGGAACGGCTGCAACTGGTGCATGAATTCGATGGCTTCGACGGGACCGGCCAGAACCGTTCGCCCGCGCTGCAATGGCACGGCGCGCCGGCAGGCACCAGGAGCTTCGCGCTGACGCTGTACGACCCGGACGCACCGACCGGCAGCGGCTTCTGGCACTGGATCCTGTTCGATATCGATTCGTCTGTCACCCAACTCGCCGCAGGCGTAGGCTCCGCCGACGCCACTGACCTGGGCGCCAGCGGCACTCAGGCCACCAACGACTACGGCGCCACCGGCTACGGCGGTCCCTGCCCGCCCAAGGGATTGCCGGCGCACCGCTATATCTTCACCGTGCACGCGCTGGGTGTGCGCAAGCTGGAGCCGCCGGTCAACGCGCCCAACGCGGTGGTGCGCTTCGTGATCTACCAGAACACGCTCGCCACGGCCACCCTAACCGGCCTCTACAACCGCTGA
- a CDS encoding SDR family oxidoreductase gives MREDSFMKRFEGKVVIVVGASGNGNMGQCIARRFAGEGAGVIVAGRRAEPLDQLASEIGGASRLCDFTRKEDVDALVAFARERYGHVDVGINATGWGLLRPFEDTSEEELQAMMDLQFKGPFQFMQALVKAMSQNPTPGGSIIMISSATATIMLENHAAYMGTKAGTDHVVRCVANDFGHLGIRANSISPGITRTPMSGDALNIPEILGAFEAGYPLGRIGTVDDVAEAALWLASDVCFMTGQNLQVNGGLTLRRNPTVTEMGAAYARVIADLSA, from the coding sequence TTGCGGGAGGACAGTTTCATGAAGAGGTTTGAGGGTAAGGTCGTAATCGTCGTCGGCGCCTCCGGCAACGGCAACATGGGGCAGTGCATTGCCCGACGCTTCGCCGGCGAAGGCGCCGGCGTGATTGTGGCTGGACGACGCGCGGAGCCGTTGGATCAGCTGGCAAGCGAAATCGGAGGCGCCAGCCGGCTTTGCGATTTCACGCGCAAGGAAGACGTCGACGCCCTCGTCGCCTTCGCGCGCGAGCGCTACGGCCACGTCGATGTCGGCATCAACGCCACGGGCTGGGGACTTCTCCGGCCGTTCGAAGACACGAGTGAGGAAGAACTGCAGGCGATGATGGATCTCCAGTTCAAGGGGCCCTTTCAGTTCATGCAGGCGCTCGTGAAAGCGATGAGCCAAAATCCGACGCCGGGGGGCTCGATCATCATGATCTCGTCCGCGACCGCGACGATCATGCTTGAGAACCATGCCGCCTATATGGGCACCAAGGCTGGCACCGACCACGTCGTGCGCTGTGTGGCCAACGACTTTGGCCATCTCGGAATTCGCGCCAATTCGATCTCTCCTGGCATCACCCGCACGCCGATGTCGGGTGATGCCCTGAACATCCCCGAGATATTGGGGGCCTTCGAGGCCGGCTATCCGCTCGGACGTATTGGCACTGTGGACGACGTCGCCGAAGCGGCTCTGTGGTTGGCAAGCGACGTGTGCTTCATGACGGGACAGAACCTGCAGGTCAATGGCGGCCTGACGCTGCGCCGCAATCCGACAGTGACGGAAATGGGTGCCGCCTATGCCCGGGTTATCGCGGACCTGTCCGCATGA
- a CDS encoding acyl-CoA dehydrogenase family protein, translating to MNFDFSDDQLAIRDAVEARCADFGADYWLERDRDGRWPNEFCDAVARGGWFGVTMPKEHGGAGLGISAAAMVMRTIGKLGSAAVSSVHLNLFGPQPVVVFGSEAQKRRMLPPLIDGSDRACFGVTEPNVGSDTTRVRTFARRAGDRYIVHGQKVWTSTAQQANKILLVARTTAIEACARPMDGVTLFYTDLDRSHVRISEIEKMARKAVDSNELFIDGLEIPVEDRIGDEGQGFRYLLHGLNPERILVAAAALGAAETALTRATDYARERVVFGRPIGKNQAIQHPLAECWMRLQSAELLMWKAAALYDAGKPCGVEATAAKYLAAEASFETSLRAVRTHGGYGYAKEYHVERGLRESVLSLLAPVTQELALCYVAEQALGLPKSY from the coding sequence ATGAATTTCGACTTCTCCGACGACCAGCTTGCAATCCGCGACGCCGTCGAGGCCCGCTGCGCCGACTTCGGCGCCGATTACTGGCTCGAGCGGGACCGCGATGGGCGCTGGCCCAACGAGTTCTGCGACGCCGTTGCCCGCGGCGGGTGGTTCGGCGTGACCATGCCCAAGGAACACGGCGGCGCCGGCCTCGGCATCTCGGCGGCCGCGATGGTGATGCGCACGATCGGCAAGCTCGGCTCGGCGGCGGTGTCGTCGGTACACCTGAACCTGTTCGGCCCGCAGCCGGTGGTCGTGTTCGGCAGCGAGGCGCAAAAGCGGCGCATGCTGCCGCCGTTGATCGACGGTTCGGATCGCGCCTGCTTCGGCGTGACCGAGCCCAACGTCGGTTCCGACACCACACGCGTCAGAACCTTCGCCCGCCGCGCGGGCGACCGCTACATCGTCCACGGCCAGAAAGTCTGGACCTCGACCGCCCAGCAAGCGAACAAGATACTGCTCGTGGCCCGCACGACGGCGATCGAGGCATGCGCGCGGCCGATGGACGGCGTCACGCTGTTCTACACCGACCTCGACCGTTCGCATGTGCGTATCAGCGAAATTGAGAAGATGGCGCGCAAGGCAGTGGACTCGAACGAACTGTTCATCGACGGGCTGGAGATCCCCGTCGAGGATCGCATCGGCGACGAAGGCCAGGGCTTCAGGTACCTGCTGCACGGCCTGAATCCGGAGCGCATCCTCGTCGCGGCTGCCGCGCTAGGCGCCGCTGAGACAGCGTTGACGCGGGCAACCGATTACGCCAGGGAACGCGTCGTGTTCGGCCGGCCGATCGGCAAGAACCAGGCGATCCAGCATCCGCTGGCGGAATGCTGGATGCGCCTGCAATCGGCCGAACTGCTGATGTGGAAGGCGGCGGCGCTCTACGACGCCGGCAAGCCCTGCGGTGTCGAGGCCACGGCGGCCAAGTACCTGGCGGCGGAGGCCAGTTTCGAGACGTCGTTGCGTGCAGTGCGCACGCACGGCGGCTACGGCTACGCGAAGGAGTACCACGTCGAGCGCGGCCTGCGCGAAAGCGTGCTGTCACTGCTCGCACCGGTGACGCAGGAGCTCGCGCTGTGCTACGTCGCCGAGCAGGCGCTCGGATTGCCGAAGTCGTACTGA
- a CDS encoding acyclic terpene utilization AtuA family protein, with the protein MDGQMTFSTPGKVVRIGGASGFWGDSSLGPVQLVRCGGIDYLVFDYLAELTMSILAGARAKRPEEGYAIDFVTVALRSVLKQAVEQRIRIVSNAGGVNPKGCAAAVQALADELGVPVRVAIVEGDDVLPLAAAMRAAGTVEMSSGEPMPERLVTANAYLGALPIARALAAGADIVITGRCVDSAVTLGVLMHEFGWAADDFDRLAAGSLAGHIIECGCQATGGLHTDWASVPDWANIGYPIVECHEDGSFEVTKPADTGGLVTPATVGEQLLYEIGDPASYLLPDVTCDFRQVRMEQTGPHRVLVTGARGRPPTGTYKVSATAPAGFKVSGQLTIVGIDAAAKAQRTGEALLERGRRLLRECGFTDFLGTHIELLGTESAYGPHARPLPTREVVLRLTVTHADRRALEMFSRELAAPGTSWSPGTTGAGGRPPVSPVLRQFAWLMPKAQVTPTVTLGETTFTVTLPPPQPQGALEPLVPTGGALPAGPRQTVPLLRIALGRSGDKGDTSNIGLIARHPALLPVLRDQVTSERVATYLGHLVQGPVQRYELPGIHAINLVCARALGGGGMASLRNDPLGKGMAQMLLDMPVDVPAGMLQELPA; encoded by the coding sequence ATGGACGGGCAAATGACATTCTCGACGCCGGGCAAGGTCGTGCGGATCGGCGGCGCCTCGGGCTTCTGGGGCGACAGCAGCCTCGGGCCGGTGCAACTGGTGCGCTGCGGGGGCATCGATTACCTGGTGTTTGACTATCTCGCCGAGCTCACCATGTCGATCCTCGCGGGCGCGCGGGCGAAGCGGCCGGAGGAAGGCTACGCCATCGACTTCGTCACGGTGGCGCTGCGCTCGGTGCTGAAGCAGGCCGTCGAGCAGCGCATCCGCATCGTCAGCAACGCCGGCGGCGTGAATCCGAAGGGCTGCGCCGCGGCGGTGCAGGCTCTGGCCGACGAACTCGGCGTCCCGGTGCGCGTCGCGATCGTCGAAGGCGACGACGTGCTCCCGCTCGCCGCCGCGATGCGAGCGGCCGGCACGGTCGAAATGTCCAGCGGCGAACCGATGCCGGAGCGGCTGGTGACGGCCAATGCCTATCTCGGCGCACTGCCCATCGCGCGCGCCCTGGCCGCGGGCGCCGACATCGTCATCACCGGCCGCTGCGTCGACAGTGCCGTCACCCTCGGCGTGCTGATGCACGAGTTCGGCTGGGCGGCCGACGACTTCGACCGGCTCGCCGCCGGCAGCCTGGCCGGCCACATCATCGAATGCGGCTGCCAGGCGACGGGCGGCCTGCACACCGACTGGGCCAGCGTGCCGGACTGGGCGAACATCGGCTATCCGATCGTCGAGTGCCACGAAGATGGCAGCTTTGAAGTCACCAAGCCCGCGGACACTGGCGGCCTCGTCACGCCCGCAACCGTCGGGGAGCAACTGCTGTACGAGATAGGCGATCCGGCCAGTTATCTGCTTCCGGACGTGACCTGCGACTTTCGACAGGTGCGCATGGAACAGACCGGGCCGCATCGCGTGCTCGTGACCGGCGCGCGCGGCCGGCCGCCGACCGGCACCTACAAGGTCAGCGCCACCGCGCCGGCGGGCTTCAAGGTGTCCGGACAGCTTACCATCGTCGGAATCGACGCCGCAGCGAAGGCGCAGCGCACAGGCGAGGCGTTGCTCGAGCGCGGCCGCCGGCTGCTGCGTGAGTGCGGGTTCACGGATTTCCTGGGCACCCATATCGAGCTGCTCGGCACGGAGTCGGCCTACGGGCCCCATGCGCGCCCGTTGCCGACGCGCGAAGTCGTGTTGCGCCTGACGGTGACGCATGCCGACCGGCGTGCACTGGAGATGTTCAGCCGCGAGTTGGCCGCACCCGGCACATCCTGGTCACCCGGCACGACCGGTGCTGGTGGGCGTCCCCCGGTGTCGCCGGTGCTGCGGCAGTTCGCCTGGCTCATGCCGAAGGCGCAGGTGACGCCGACGGTCACGCTCGGCGAGACGACATTCACCGTGACGCTGCCGCCACCGCAGCCGCAGGGCGCGCTGGAACCGCTGGTGCCCACCGGGGGTGCGCTGCCTGCCGGCCCACGCCAGACGGTGCCGCTGTTGAGAATCGCGCTCGGACGCAGCGGCGACAAGGGCGACACTTCCAACATTGGTCTCATCGCGCGGCATCCGGCCCTGCTGCCGGTGCTAAGAGACCAGGTGACGTCAGAACGGGTCGCGACGTACCTCGGCCATCTGGTGCAGGGGCCGGTCCAACGTTACGAGCTGCCCGGCATCCATGCCATCAACCTCGTCTGCGCGCGTGCATTGGGCGGCGGCGGCATGGCGTCGCTGCGCAACGACCCGCTCGGCAAGGGCATGGCGCAGATGCTGCTCGACATGCCGGTCGACGTCCCCGCAGGCATGTTGCAGGAGCTCCCCGCATGA
- a CDS encoding enoyl-CoA hydratase-related protein → MSEVVHASRQDGRLILTIDRPERRNALNAEVIGTLQEALHRARSDETNRAVVLTGAGDEAFCAGADLGGDAFAFDYATPTSAYADLLRTARTLNVPLVARVNGACMAGGMGLLAMCDLAITARHATFGLPEVKVGVFPMQVLAVLQAQLPQRCLAQLCLTGEPIDAARAREIGLVNEVADDLDAALERLLSRLLANSPTALRRGMYAMKAMRSMSFDEAIAFGEGQLGLLALTHDAREGVAAFKEKRRPQWTGK, encoded by the coding sequence ATGAGCGAGGTCGTGCACGCCAGCCGGCAGGACGGGCGGCTGATTCTCACCATCGACCGCCCGGAGCGCCGGAATGCGCTCAACGCGGAAGTGATTGGCACGTTGCAGGAAGCGCTGCACCGCGCCCGGTCTGACGAGACGAATCGCGCCGTGGTGCTCACTGGTGCGGGCGACGAGGCGTTCTGCGCCGGCGCCGACCTGGGCGGAGATGCCTTCGCGTTCGACTACGCCACGCCGACCAGCGCCTATGCCGACCTGCTGCGCACGGCGCGCACGCTGAACGTGCCGCTCGTCGCGCGCGTCAACGGCGCCTGCATGGCCGGCGGCATGGGCCTGCTTGCCATGTGCGATCTCGCGATCACCGCCCGGCATGCCACATTCGGCCTGCCCGAGGTGAAGGTGGGCGTGTTCCCGATGCAGGTGCTCGCCGTGCTGCAGGCCCAGTTGCCGCAGCGCTGCCTGGCGCAGCTGTGTCTGACGGGCGAGCCCATCGACGCGGCGCGGGCACGCGAGATCGGTCTGGTGAATGAGGTGGCTGACGACCTCGACGCTGCGCTCGAGCGCCTGCTGTCGCGGCTGCTCGCCAACTCGCCCACCGCGCTGCGGCGCGGCATGTATGCGATGAAGGCGATGCGTTCGATGTCCTTCGACGAGGCGATCGCCTTCGGCGAAGGGCAGCTCGGCCTGCTGGCCCTGACCCACGACGCGCGCGAGGGCGTGGCTGCATTCAAGGAAAAAAGGAGACCGCAATGGACGGGCAAATGA